The Planctomycetota bacterium genome has a segment encoding these proteins:
- the rnc gene encoding ribonuclease III: MAKRARGETAAVLDVVECERRIGHAFADRALLRAALTHASGAQHRLASNERLEFLGDSILGFIVCEYLYRAFPDSLEGDLTRIKSVVVSRETCARITRQLGLTDFLIVGKGLVANQEVPLSVLSDLFESVVAAVYLDAGLEPVRDLVTRLLEPEILKVASGEEGSNHKSVLQQVAQRDYGVTPTYEVVEETGPDHSKSFQVSAQIGARRYAPAWGRNKKEAEQRAASNALAQLRGVTVGDDPDPAPLAPVE; encoded by the coding sequence ATGGCCAAGCGGGCGCGGGGCGAGACGGCGGCAGTCCTCGACGTCGTCGAGTGCGAACGGCGGATCGGTCATGCATTCGCCGATCGTGCCCTGCTCCGGGCAGCGCTGACGCATGCGTCCGGTGCCCAGCACCGGCTGGCGAGCAACGAGCGGCTCGAGTTTCTCGGTGACTCGATCCTCGGCTTCATCGTCTGCGAATACCTGTACCGTGCCTTCCCGGATTCGCTCGAGGGTGATCTGACGCGGATCAAGTCGGTGGTCGTGAGCCGGGAGACGTGTGCCCGGATCACACGGCAGCTCGGTTTGACCGATTTCCTGATCGTCGGCAAGGGGCTGGTGGCGAACCAGGAGGTGCCGCTGTCGGTGCTCTCCGACTTGTTCGAGTCGGTCGTCGCCGCGGTGTATCTCGATGCCGGGTTGGAGCCGGTGCGCGACCTCGTCACCCGGCTCCTCGAACCGGAAATTCTCAAGGTCGCCAGCGGCGAAGAGGGGTCGAATCACAAGTCGGTCCTCCAGCAGGTCGCGCAGCGTGACTACGGCGTCACGCCCACCTACGAGGTCGTCGAGGAGACCGGCCCCGATCACAGCAAGAGCTTCCAGGTGTCGGCCCAGATCGGTGCCCGCCGCTACGCCCCGGCCTGGGGTCGTAACAAGAAGGAAGCCGAGCAACGGGCCGCTTCCAACGCCCTGGCGCAGCTGCGTGGGGTCACCGTGGGTGACGATCCCGATCCGGCGCCGCTCGCGCCCGTCGAGTAA
- a CDS encoding 6-bladed beta-propeller, with translation MEAIRPFVAELCILAALLSAAANPVRAAEPVRMGCGTMTFDTVPGWGLGDDGKSVLGSTHGGVAIGRDGTIWTSSSLGLFGFSPDGKVVRRFLGDAYSNVHDLKIEADGDRDFLYGARNVAGEGIKVDAVSGEVVLRLGIPAESGLGLTKWAPTAITVAPDGAIFLADGYASNHVFKFDRTGKYLAHFGVKGNGLKEFNTAHGMTLDPRYDPPRLLVCDRNHEPKGRLVHYDLDGNFIEEVVTGLGMPTSARVQGDYVAVPDLHGRLVILDRSNTIMAVLGHNPDPATRANFNVPRDQWREGIFSGTHGSAWDAEGNLYVQDWNVSGRIMKLVRMK, from the coding sequence ATGGAAGCCATCCGCCCCTTCGTCGCAGAGCTGTGCATCCTCGCCGCATTGCTCTCCGCCGCCGCCAACCCGGTCCGTGCCGCCGAGCCGGTGCGGATGGGCTGCGGGACGATGACGTTCGACACCGTGCCCGGCTGGGGGCTCGGCGACGACGGCAAGTCGGTCCTCGGCTCGACCCATGGCGGCGTCGCGATCGGCCGCGACGGCACGATCTGGACCAGTTCGAGCCTCGGCCTGTTCGGCTTCTCACCCGACGGGAAAGTCGTCCGCCGATTCCTCGGCGATGCCTACTCCAACGTCCATGACCTGAAAATCGAAGCGGACGGGGACCGCGACTTCCTCTACGGTGCGCGGAACGTTGCCGGCGAGGGGATCAAGGTCGATGCGGTCAGCGGCGAGGTCGTGCTCCGTCTCGGGATCCCGGCCGAGTCGGGGCTGGGCCTCACGAAGTGGGCGCCGACGGCGATCACCGTCGCCCCCGACGGGGCGATCTTTCTCGCCGACGGCTATGCCTCGAATCACGTGTTCAAGTTCGATCGGACCGGAAAATACCTCGCCCACTTCGGCGTCAAGGGGAACGGACTGAAGGAGTTCAACACCGCCCACGGGATGACGCTCGACCCGCGCTACGATCCGCCCCGGCTGTTGGTCTGCGACCGCAACCACGAGCCCAAGGGACGGCTGGTCCACTACGACCTCGACGGGAACTTCATCGAAGAGGTGGTGACGGGCCTGGGGATGCCGACATCGGCACGCGTCCAGGGAGACTACGTCGCCGTTCCCGATCTTCACGGCCGGCTGGTGATCCTCGACCGGAGCAACACGATCATGGCCGTACTCGGACACAATCCCGACCCCGCGACCCGTGCCAATTTCAACGTGCCCCGGGACCAGTGGCGCGAGGGAATTTTCAGCGGCACCCATGGCTCCGCATGGGACGCCGAGGGAAACCTGTACGTCCAGGACTGGAACGTGTCGGGGCGGATCATGAAGCTCGTGCGCATGAAGTAG
- a CDS encoding FAD-binding oxidoreductase, protein MSFPTRRRVLRRAAAAAAGLVAAPAGARDPGAATPPVDARALVALREALDGSLVAPDDEAYALARRVFYTNPRTATAPRAIVRCATEDDVARGIGFARRHRLEIAVRAGGHAHLAWSSSDGLVLDLSPLKRVVVDHERRVAHVGAGALGGEVARACAPFGLVPVLGQCPGVGATGVTLGGGLGWLSGLFGASCDNLVAARIVTADARLLEVDADTAPDLLWGLRGAGANFGVATTITLRLHPLGDVLGGDVHYSAAHARQVVAGFGDLMAGCPDAFQATLNLTPGPRGLFVSFSHAGDAREGERLLEALRRLAPPTREAVRRQPFADLAEKAAATNPGNTPAPVARAIETVYRERIDDDLIGIVVDRLARAAPETVLGLSHFMHGAVCTVDPAATAFPHRQAHSVHLRLATTWTDPAESAARFAEGEEWLRLLRPARDERIYSNYQTYAAPAGAAAIYGVNHPRLAALKARHDPDNLFRRNANVPPASG, encoded by the coding sequence ATGAGTTTCCCGACCCGCCGCCGCGTCCTCCGCCGGGCTGCAGCCGCCGCCGCAGGCCTGGTCGCCGCACCGGCCGGTGCCCGCGATCCCGGCGCCGCGACACCGCCCGTCGATGCCCGGGCACTCGTCGCCCTTCGCGAAGCCCTCGACGGGTCGCTCGTCGCACCCGACGACGAGGCCTACGCTCTCGCCCGGCGCGTCTTCTACACCAATCCCCGCACCGCCACGGCACCGCGCGCGATCGTTCGCTGCGCGACCGAGGACGACGTCGCCCGCGGGATCGGGTTCGCGCGGCGCCACCGGCTCGAGATCGCCGTCCGCGCCGGGGGCCACGCCCACCTCGCCTGGAGCAGTTCCGACGGCCTCGTCCTCGACCTTTCGCCGCTGAAGCGCGTCGTCGTCGATCACGAGCGCCGCGTCGCGCACGTCGGCGCCGGGGCGCTCGGCGGCGAGGTCGCCCGGGCCTGCGCGCCGTTCGGGCTCGTGCCCGTGCTCGGGCAGTGCCCGGGGGTGGGGGCGACCGGCGTCACGCTCGGCGGCGGGCTCGGCTGGCTGTCGGGGCTGTTCGGCGCCAGCTGCGACAACCTCGTCGCCGCCCGGATCGTGACCGCCGACGCGCGCCTGCTCGAGGTCGACGCCGACACCGCGCCCGATCTCCTCTGGGGTCTGCGCGGCGCCGGTGCGAATTTCGGCGTCGCCACGACGATCACGCTCCGTCTCCATCCGCTCGGCGACGTTCTCGGCGGCGACGTCCACTATTCGGCCGCCCATGCCCGGCAGGTCGTCGCCGGGTTCGGCGATCTGATGGCCGGATGCCCGGACGCCTTCCAGGCGACGCTCAACCTCACCCCGGGCCCGCGCGGCCTGTTCGTCAGCTTCTCCCACGCCGGCGACGCGCGCGAGGGGGAGCGGCTGCTCGAGGCGCTGCGCCGGCTGGCGCCGCCGACCCGCGAGGCGGTGCGCAGGCAGCCGTTCGCCGACCTCGCGGAGAAGGCGGCGGCCACCAATCCGGGGAACACGCCGGCGCCGGTCGCCCGGGCGATCGAGACGGTGTACCGCGAGCGGATCGACGACGACCTGATCGGGATCGTCGTCGACCGGCTCGCGCGGGCCGCCCCCGAGACGGTCCTCGGCCTCAGCCACTTCATGCACGGCGCCGTCTGCACTGTCGATCCCGCGGCGACGGCGTTCCCCCACCGCCAAGCGCACTCCGTCCATCTCCGCCTCGCCACCACCTGGACCGACCCCGCCGAGTCGGCCGCGCGGTTCGCGGAAGGAGAGGAATGGCTGCGGCTCCTGCGCCCCGCGCGCGACGAGCGGATTTATTCCAACTACCAGACGTATGCGGCGCCGGCCGGCGCCGCGGCGATCTACGGCGTCAACCACCCCCGACTCGCCGCGCTCAAGGCACGGCATGATCCGGACAATCTGTTCCGCCGCAATGCCAACGTGCCGCCTGCGAGCGGATGA